The DNA segment GAATTTGATGAGCGCCTGCGGATGGATATCACGTATATCGAGCGACGTTGCTTGCGGTTGGATATTCAAATATTCGTTCGCACGCTTTTTTCGGTTCTTCAGCAAGAAGGCGCTTATTGAAATCACTTTGTGGCCATTGTTCACTGCCAATCCGAAAAGCAAGAAAGCGCCAATTTTTTAACATTTAATGAATTGGTGGAATGGTTCGATGTAGTGGTACCTTTTTCTTATATCTGTCACATATATCCAGTGAGATAATTATTAGCAGATATACAGTTTTTATATTTTATTAAGATTACTACACAAGTAATCAGGAGGACGGTCAATGGAATTTCGCCTTTATCTCCAAATGCTCCGGCGTAGTTGGTGGATAATTTTTTTAACTGCCTTTTCTGCGTTGATCATTGCGCTCGGGTTTGTCTATTTCGCAACCCCCATCTACCGCGCCTCTACGCTGCTCATCGTCAGCCCCAATATTGAAGCCATCGGGGATGAAAATCAATACCAGATCGTTAGCAGCCTGGTCGCGTTGGACAAACGCTCAATTGTAGGCACATACGCTGAAATTCTGAATAGCGGAACAGTCTACAATAACACGCTTACAAAAATGGGCCTCGGCATTGAAAGTATGATCGACTATGAATACTTTACGGTGGTGCTTCCGGATGCCAATATTCTTGAGCTCGCCGTGGAGGGGCCGAATCCGGCAACCGTAACTGTGCTTGCCAATAGCCTCAGCCAGAGTGCGGTTGAATATATTTCTGATCTCTACACAGTTTACGATATTGATATTCTGGATGCAGCCACGCAACCCATAAAGCCAGTCCGCCCACAGCCTGTGCGCGATGCTGCCCTGGCTTTCACATTGGGCCTATTGCTTGGCGCCGTGCTGGCTATTGTTCGAGAACAGTTACGCACACCCCTGGAAGCGCTACTGGAACGGACACAGGTTGACGGCATCTCCCAGGCATATAACCGCCGCTATTTCACCGATCAGCTTGATTCGCTCACGGGAAAATCTCCCGATATCCTGGTTGCACTGGGGCTGGTTAAGCTAGATGGCCTGAGCAACTATTTGACAGTTCTGCCGCAGCCGGTCATTCAACAACTATTGCGCCAAATTACCGCAATCATGCGAAAAGAATTACGCGGAAATGATATTATCGGCCGTTGGGATGATGTTACCTTCTCAATTATGTTGCCAGACACACCCGGAAAAGCAGCATATAGCACGCTTGGCCGCGTCCAGATGGCGCTCTCGACCCCCATGCGTTTTAGCCATGATGGCGAGGTGATATTACTTAGCCCCAAGGTTGGCATTGGGGAACGCCTACAAGGCGACGGAGCTACGGTTCTCGTTGAACGCGCCGAAGGCGCTCTAGATGAAGCGGAACACGATGAAAGTGGTTTGATCTTGTTTAAGACGCGCGCATTGATCGGGTTCTAGCCCCAATGGCAAATCACGCCCATTTACCAGCACCCACGCGAGAGGTCGCCCTGTGAACGTCTCTTCTACCAACCAATCCAACCCCTGGCTTCAGATCATGTATGCCCTGATTGGGATTGGCGTAGGCGTGGGTGCTGGTTTTCTTGTATTCACTACTCCCGATACGCTCAAACTTTTTGTAATCATCATCGGCGCTTTCGCCTTCATTGTTTCTGTGGCGCGCGTCGAATGGGGGCTATTGGTGCTGGCATTTATGGTGTACACCAATATCTCCGATATTGCCATTGTATTCCACGGGGCGCCATCGGTAACAAAATCTTTTGTCTTCTTGCTCTTGTTCGCAATTTTGATGCGCTGGATTGCTTATAACGAAAAACCCAACGGCTGGCAACGTGCTTTAGCGCTGCTCGCCGGTTATGGGATAGTAGGTTTCGCATCTATTTTGTACGCCGCCAGCCCAGAGCGCTCACAAGATGCCCTCGAATTGTATATCAAGAACGCAATGATTGTGGTTGTAGTCGTGATTCTTTTGCAACGCGCCGTAACACTTCGGCGCGTTATTTGGGCTTTGCTGATTGCAGGTATTTTCTTGGGGACACTTACGGTTATTCAATATGCCACAGGCACATACGGCAATAATTACTTCGGTTTTGCGCAAACCAGTGCGGCAGTTCTCGTCGGAGCATCCAGCACGAACCGCGTTAGCGGGCCGATTAACGACCCTAATTATTACGCGTTAATCATGACAGTGCTGGTTCCACTGGCGCTGGACCGGGTTTGGCACGAGAAAAATCGCTGGATGCGGATTCTTTCCGTGTGGGCGTTTGGAGCGACGGTGGCCGCAGTGATACTGACTTACTCGCGCAGCGGATTCGTCACCCTGGTGGCGGTCATCGGATTGATGTTACTCTACCGCACCCCAAATCTGAAAAATTTACTCATTTTGTTAATGCTTGGGGTGATGCTATTTCAATTTATCCCTACACAATATACTGAACGTCTTGAATCGATGTTATCTTTCCTGCCGGGTTCCGGCAGCAGCCTGCGCGAGGACGAAGCCGTTCGCGGGCGCACTAGTGAACTGCTGGTCGGTTGGAATATGTTCCTGGACAACCCGGTTTTGGGTGTTGGCTACGATAATTACCCGATTCATTATCAGGCCTATTCGCGCCAGGTGGGTCTTGATCCGCGCGCAACCGAACGCTCAGCGCATAATTTATATATTGAAATTCTCGCTGAAACCGGCATTGTCGGACTAATATTTTTTCTGGCAATTGTGATTATCACTTTGCGCGATATCTATTGGAGCGCTAAAAATCTTCAAGCACAAGGTCTGCGCGACACAGCCGATATGGCAACTGCGGTGGGGGTAAGTCTGCTGGGTTATTTATTGGCATCGGTTTTCATTCATGATGCCTACCAACGATATTTCTGGTTAATCGTTGGCATTGCGATGGCGATTCCTAAAATGGCGAAAAACGAAATCGCTGTTCAAAAAGTAGCCACGCAAAAATCCTAATTCCCCACCATGACATCGGAAGCTGACACGCGTTCGGCCTTTGTAAAGAAAAAAGCCATACAGGGGACATTTTGGTCATATCTTTCTTTTATCATCGGTAAACTGCTCTCTTTCGCCACGACCATCATTTTGGCGCGCTTGTTGCTGCCCGAAGAATTTGGTCTGGTCGGCTACGCCACTGTTGTGATCGATTATCTCGATGTACTCAATACGCTGGGCATGGGCACCGCCATCATTTCCCGCAAAGATCGCATTGAAGAAGCCTCCAATATCGCTTTTTACAGCAGCACAATTCTGAGCATTGTGCTCTATCTCCTTGCCTGGGTGGCAGCCCCCTTCGCAGCCGCCTATTTTAGCGAACCAGCAGTAACGCCGCTATTGCGCGTGATTGCACTCACCCTGCCAATTTACGCGCTCGGCGCGATCCCCGGAGCGCATATCCAAAAGAATTTGCGCTTCAAAATCAAAATCATCCCCGATTTCAGCCGAAGTTTTAGTAAAGGGCTGGTATCGGTTGTGCTCGCCTGGGCTGGTTTTGGCGTTTGGAGTCTGATCTGGGGGCAAATTGTCAGCGCTTTTATCGTTGTCATTCTGAATTGGATCTTGGGCAAATGGCGGCCTACGCGCGTCTTCGATCGCCAGGTATCCAAAGAAATGCTCACTTTCGGCGGACATATTGTGGCCATCGGTTTTATCGGTGTGCTGCTCAACAATGTAGACTATTTGATAGTAGGCCGGGTATTGGGTGCTGCAGCATTGGGCTACTACACGCTGGCCTACCGCATGCCCGAATTGGTGATCCGCACCATCAACCTGGGTGTAGACCGGGTTGCCCACCCCATTCTCTCAACCCTGCAGTGGGATCAAGAACAACTACGCAGCGTTTACCGCAATTACCTGCGTTATACATCGCTGGCAATTCTGCCTGCGGGCGTGGGGCTGGCAATCCTTTCAGCTCCCATTATTCGCATATTCTATTCCAGCGAATGGCTTGCCTCGATTCCTGTTATGCGCTGGATCGCCATCGCCGTAATGGTTGGCGCGCTGGGGCATATTCCCGGCGTGCTCTACAAAGCCATCAACCGGCCCGATATTCTAAACAAATTGGCCCTCATCAAACTGCCGCTAACCATCGCGATATTATGGTACGGCTCGCGCTGGGGTATTGTTGGTGTCGCGCTGGGGCATGTGCTGCTGGCCTTTATTAAAGTCACCCTCGATACGGTGGTCGCCGGGCGCTTCGTCAATTTCGGCTTGTGGCAGGTATTCAAAACCATCTCGCCCGCGTTTTGGGGCGCCATCATCATGGGGGCTGCCATCCTGCCGTTGCATCTAATCCCCAATTTTTCCGATATTCCCAAACTCATCACAGCCATAATTCTTGGGGCGGGTGTTTTTATCGCGATTGTTTACTGGCTTGACCCAACTTTGATTCACAAGAGCAAATCCATGTTACGCGGCGTATTTCAGAAATAAAGGCATATCCCTGTGAGACGGTTAGATCATCCCCGCGTGAGTGCGATCATCACCACCTATAACTGCCAGGCATTCATCAGCGACGCGATTACCAGCGTACTTTCGCAAACGCGGCCCGTCGATGAATTCATCATCGTCGATGACGGTTCCACCGATGCCACGCGCACCGTCATCCAGCGTTTCTCTGGTTACGGTATCCAACTCATCACGCAAGAAAATCAGGGGCCGGGCGCGGCGCGCAATACCGGCATCCGGGCTTCCAGCGGGGATCTGATCGCCTTTTTGGATTGCGACGACATCTGGCTGCCCCATAAAACGCAGGTTCAGGCGGATTATTTAAAAGGATGGCCGCGGGACTCGCTCGTAGGTGCCCATAGCTGGTGGTGGAATACCTACTCCGATGTGTGGACTGTAAAACGACGCGGCATCCCTCGAGGCAAAGACAAAGCCCCGGAGATTCTGATCCACAACTTTGTCGGCAACCCGTCGGCCACCCTGTTCCGCCGCGAACTCTTCGAGCAGGTCGGCATCTTCGATGAATCCCTGCACTGGGGCGAAGATTGGGAACTGTGGATGCGCATCCTGCAACAGCTTGAGATGGGTTTCATCCCCGAACCGCTCATTATCTACCGCTGGCATAGCGGCAATATTTCACACGAACGCATGTGGGAGCGCTTCACTTATCTGGAAAATATCGCCCTGACGCAAATTGGGGCATATCCTCATCGAATCCAACGCCTGTTTCTGCAAGGACGAGCCAAAGCGCGCTGGGCGCTGGAGCGAAGCTGGCATCTGCGTTCCCGTAACGCGCCGCGTATCAGGCGGCTTGGCTATCTCGGACGTGCTTTCTTATATTCCCCCTTTGAACAACTCGGCGAAAAATTTAAATTGCTCATCTCGACTGTCCTCGGCACAACAAAGTATCGCGCGCTGCAAGATTTGATGGCGCGGCGCGGATCAGGCAAATCCGCCGCGCGGGCCGACAAAGACCTAAATAAACCGGATTGCCGGACGTTGCTCAAGCCCGCGCCAGGCCTGTCGTATTCATTCTGTTCACCCGAGAAAGCCGAATAATTATGTATATCGCCCACATGATCGACAGCCTGACGGTGGGGGGCGCGCAAACGCTAATTCTTACGTTCGCCAAAGCTTTAAGGGAAATCAATACCGAAAGTTCTATCCAGCACAAGTTTGCCGTCATCAATCTGGGTTATTCCACCATCCAAAAAAGCCTCGAAGACCAGGGAGCGGTTGTCTTTACGCTGGAAAGTGATCGCTTGATCAGCCCCAAAGAAAACCTGGCCTTATTGGGCATTTTACGGCGCGAAAAATTTGATGCGGTCCACTCCCATCTGACGCGCTCAAATATCCTGGGCGCTGTGCTCGGATCGCTGATGGGAATCCCATCGGTTTGCACATTGCACTCAACCAGCGAAGATCCGCGTCATCATAACCCCAAACGATATCAACTGGAAACCTGGGCCTTACAAAATTTTGCGCACAAAGTTTTTGCTGTGGGGCATTCGGTGGCGCAGGTGCATCAGGCCAGGTTCCAGTCCAAAACGATTGAAATTCTACTTAACCCTGTCGATGAGATTCCAGAGATTGCGCCCAAGGCGCGCCTCCGGTTGCGCGCGGCATTATCCGGTGATGCCCGACGCCCGCTGATTATCGCCGTAGGGCGTTTACTACCACCAAAAGGTTATCAAGATTTAATATCTGCTTTTGCAATTCTGCGAAAAACACACCCGGAGGCTTTTCTGGCGATTGCTGGCAAAGGGTTCCTGCAAGACGATCTGGCGCAACAGATTGAGCGCAGCGGCTTACACGGCCACGCCCGGCTGCTAGGCAACCGCGAGGATGTGCCCGCGCTGTTGAAAGCCGCCGATATTTTTGCCAGTTCTTCGCATTGGGAGGGCCTGCCCCTGGCAATCCTGGAGGCTATGTCCGCGGGTTTGCCGATTGTTGCCACCGATGTCGGTGATATTGCCCACATCGTGAACGCGCAACGCGGATTGGTCGTGCCCCCTCACAAACCCAAAGCTATCGCAGATGCACTCGCCCAATTATTATCCGACCCCGATCAAAGGCGCGCATTCGGCAAAGCTGGCATGGTTTACGTTGCCCGTGAGCACAATGCCCTGGCATGGACACAATACCTGCTTGACACATACGAAGCCATCCAATACGATCGAAGCGTCCGCAATTTATTGCGGTAAAATTGTGGCACTATTACGAGCCGTATTTCGGGAGACAAATAATGAGCGGGAAGAAACTTCTCAATTTAATTAAACGTGCATCTTCGCACCTGGAACAATATCGCGCAAATTTATCCGATACCCTGCATCTTTCACCCAAAGATTTAGCCTGGAAAGTTCGTTGGCGCATGAAGCACGACCGCAATCCACTCTTTATCCAGATTCAAGACAAATATGCGGTGAAAGACTATGCCCAGGCGCGCGGCATCCGCACAGCCGAGTTGTACTACGTCACCGAGCAACCCGATAGCATCCCCTTCGACACGCTGCCCGAAAACTTTTTTATCCGGGCAAACCACGGCTGCGGCTGGAATATCCTTTGCAAAGAAGGCATAATTTACTACTACAAAAGTGGTGAAGACCTCGGCAACCGCGATATGTCCAAATACATCATCACGCAGAATGATTGTATCCAATTCTGCAAAACCTGGCTGAATTCGATCTATTCAAAAAGCCAGTGGGCATACCAACACATCAAGCCCCGTATCATTGTTGAAGAATTACTCATGCCGCGCGTTGGCGATGTATTGATTGATTATCGTTGTTTTACATTCAATGGCAAGGTCATCGCCATCAATGAAGATTCGCCGCTGCACAATATGGTCGAAGGCGTATTTGTGGATGCCAACTGGCAACCCTTTGATATTCCTAAACATATTGAGAAACCCCCTGTACCATTTCCTGAGAGACCCGAAACCCTGGATGAAATCGTAGCTGCGGCAGAAACGCTCGGCCAGGGGCTTGATTTTGCCCGTATCGATATTTATGACACCACCCGCGGCATTACACTCGGAGAAATCACGATCTACCCCTGGGGAGGCGAACTCAACACCCCTACCACTGACCCCGAGTTTAACCAATGGCTTGGCGATCATTGGGCGCTGCCAGAGCAGCATTAAACAACACAATTTCAACGCGAATTGCGCGAATGAACGAAAATCGCGAATAAAAAATTAGGAAATATTGGCGGAATTCGCCTATGCTCTCTGTGGCAAAAACCTGTTTGGTTCCGGGTTAGTTTATATCATGAAAGAAAACCTCAGCGTTGTGATGCTGGTCAATGAATTCCCGCCGCTCAAGGTTGGCGGCGGCGAACGACAGGCCGAACAACTTTCCATGCAACTGGTCAGGCAGGGGCTTATCGTCGGCGTGATCACTCGCGGCACGCAAGGCTTGCCAGATTATGAAACGCGCGACGGTTTTTGGGTGCAACGCATCCAGCCGCGCGGCGCGGGTAAGCTAAAATCGCTCAGTTTTTTGTTTGGAACTATGCGACAGCTCTGGCAGCGGCGCAGCGACTATCATATTATCCATGCGCACCTCGCCTTCACCCCGGCGATTGCTGCCGCGCTTACCGGAAAACTGCTGCGCAAACCGGTGATCGTCAAATTTGGCAACAGCGGCGAATTCGGTGACGTACAGGTTTCACAAGCCACGCGCCGCGGGCGCGTCAAACTAGCCTTGTTGCGGCGTTGGGGCAAGCGTTTTATCGCCCTGGATCAAGCCATGCACGCTGAATTATTGAACGCCGGTTTTGACCCTCAACGCGTGCAGCGCATGGACAACGGCGTTGATGCCGTGCAATTCCAACCCGCAGATGATCGCCAATTCCATAAAGCTGAACTCGGTCTGAGCGGGAAAACTGTGTTGCTTTTTATTGGCCGTCTTGAGGCGCAAAAATCGCTGCCATTGCTGATCGAGAGCTTCCACACGCTGTCGCAATCCCGCCCCAAAGTTTTTTTACTGCTGGTCGGTGACGGCCCCGACCGCCCGGCGCTGGCCGCGCAAATCTTGGCATTGGGATTGCGCGAGCAGGTGCGCTTCGTCGGCAACATCCGTGATGTGCGCCCGTATCTGGCCGCCAGCGATATTTTTGTACTGCCCTCCGTCTCAGAAGGCATGTCAAACGCGCTGCTAGAAGCCATGTCGAGCGGGTTGGCCTGCGTAGTCACCCGCGTTGGCAACGCCGCCGAAATGCTGCAAAATGGCGCCTGCGGCGTGCTGGTCGAACCAGGCAATCCGCACAATCTCAGCGGCGCATTCAACATGCTGCTCCAAAATCCAAAACGCTTACACACATTCGGCCAGAAAGCGCGCCAGCGCGTCGAAGAGCATTATGCCATCCAGATTGTCGGGCGCAAATACCAGGCGCTGTATGAAGAGTTGCTCCATGCGAATTCTGTATTTCATTGACAGCCTTAAAGTCGGCGGAGCAGAGGTTTTGCTGCGCAATTTGGCTACAGGCGTGCTCGCGGCGGGACACGAAATCCATATAGGTTATTGCACCCCCGGCCCGCTGGAGAACGACTTCCAGCGCATGGGCATCAACCTTTATCGCCTGCCGCACCGGTGGCGGGTTGATCCGCGCTTGTTGCTGCGCATGTACCAACTTGTACGCCGTCTCCGTCCGGATGTCGTTCACACCCACCTCTTCAAGAGCGATCTCCACGGGCGGCTGGCGGGGCGCATGGGCAACGCAGGGCGGGTTATTTCCACATTGCATAGCACAGACCCCTGGGCGGCAAAATTTCCGCTGGGGCGCATCTACGGCGCCACGGCGCGCTTTGCCGATATTTTGATAGCCGTTTCAGATGAGGTCAAAGCGTATCACATCCGCATGACAGGCGTGCCGCCGGAAAAAATTATCAGCATTGCGAATGGAATTGATATACAGAGATTCGCCGCGCGGCCCAAAGTGGGCAGCCATTTTCGGGCGCAGTATAATATCCCGCGGGACGCGTTGCTCCTGGGGGCGGTCGGGAGGCTGGTCCCCGACAAAGGGCACAGCGATTTCTTACGAGCCGCGGCCCTAATTGCGGAATCACACCCCCGAGTTTGGTTCATGTTAGTTGGGGATGGACCACTCCGAGCGAGTCTTGAACGTCAAACTGAGGCAGCAGGTATCCGCCCCCGGGTAGTGTTCACCGGTCTCATCGAAGAGATTCCCGCCGCCATGCAAGCCCTGGATATACTCGTCTTCTCTTCCCTGCGCGAAGGTCTGCCGCTAACCCTGCTCGAAGGCATGGCGGCCTCCAAGCCGGTTGTCGCAACCCAGGTCGGCGGCATCGGCGGCGTGCTAAAAAACGGCGTGAGCGGCTGGCTGGTGCCCGCTGGCGACGCGTCTGCATTGGCTCATGCTTGCCTGCGTCTGATTGAAGCCCCGGTGCAAATCGCCCAGATGGGCAAAGCGGCGCAACAGTGCGTCGAGGTCGAGTACACGCTGGAGCGCATGGTCGCGCAAACGCTGCAACTTTACACGAAAACCCTATGACCCCAAAGAAAATTCGCGTTTTTGAAATCGGGAAATCGACTGCCGGTGTAGGCGAGTATTTGCGCTGGCTGGCAGCGGGATTGGACAAAACCCAATTTGCGTTAACATTCGCCTGCATGTCCGAAGGTGGAGATGCTTTGGCCGCGAAGTTGGCGCAAATCGAGGGCGTGACAGCTTTCAGCATCCCCATGAATCGTTACAAAATCGCTCCGCTCTCCGACTTGCGTGCTTTGCTGCGCTTGAGGCGCGAGATACGGAGAGGCAATTTTGATTTGATCCATGCCCATGCCTCCAAGCCGGGGTTTATGGCGCGGTTGGCGGCGATTGGCACAGGCATTCCGGCGATCTATTCTCCGCATTGTTTCGCATTTCACGCGGGCGCGCATTCGCTCGCGGCGCGGGGAATCGCGTTTTTTGAGCGCGGCGCGGCACGCTGGCTGACCAGTAAAATCATTGCCGTGGCGCACGCTGAAGTTGTGTTAGCCCAACGCTATCGGGTCGGCAGCACAGAACAGTTCATCACCATTCATAGCGGCATTGACACAGCTCCCTTTGATATCCCGGTGCAAAAAGCTGCTGCGCGAGACGACCTGAATATTCCACCGGATGTGCCGCTGGTCGGCGCGGTGGGGCGCATGAGTCGGCAAAAAAATCCCTTGCTCTTTGTTCAGGCTGCAGCGTTAATTCACGCCCGGCTTCCCCAGGCTCATTTCATCTGGGTTGGCGACGGCCCGCTGATGGCCGCCGCAAAATCGCTGGCAGTTGAGTCTGGGTTGACAAAAATCCTGCACTTCCCCGGAAAGCGTAACGATATTCCTGAGCTGCTGGGCGCGTTAGATTTATTTGTGTTACCATCAGATTGGGAAGCATTCCCACTGACCATCCTTGAAGCCATGGCTGCCCGCCTGCCGGTGGTAGCCACCGACGTAATGGGTATTCCCGAAATTGTAATTCCCGGTAAAACCGGGCTGCTCGTCCCACCAAATGATGCCCCTGCCCTTGCAAATGCCATCATACAACTATTGGCCAACCCCAACCACGCCAAAATCATGGGCGAATGTGGTCGCCAGCACGTGGAAAGCGCATTTTCACGCCAACAAATGATCCGAAGTATCGCAGAAGCGTACCAAAGGACTGTTGCATAATCGCATAGAGTGGTGGATAATTATTGTACAAAAGGGCTGCCAATTTTTTAAGGAGAAAGACAAATGAAGAAACTTTTTGCCCTCACCTCCGCCATACTTGTAATTACATTTCTGATTTCTCCTGCCTATGCGCAGGATGATCAACCCCCGCCCGCAGATGAACCTGCCCAGGAAGTAGACCTTCCCACAGTTCAAAGCGGAGACGAGATTTATTTCAATCTGCTCGATTACACCGAAGAAGTGCTGTACGGACCATTCGACACCTTCACCTATACTTTTTCATTGCCAGCCAACTGGGAAATAACCCAGGCCGGTGAAGTCCGTTTGGCGATCAAAATTTTTACCGTGGGTGAAAACGCAGTCGGCGCTACGGCAGATTCTGCCGCTGATACGCTGGCAGCGCAATTAGAGAACACAATCGATGGGTCGTTGCAGGTATTTTTCAACGACCAGGTTCTCGACACAATTTTGCTCGAACAAAGTGGCGAACGCGTGGTAACGATCCCGATACCGCTGGAAACCATTGAGGCACTGGAACCCGGAAGAGATCACCAACTGATTGTAGAACTGGATGCCGGTGGAAGTTGCGACGAATTTGACCTGCGCACACGGGTTGCTATTCACCCCTATTCGTTGTTCAATTTCCCACATACGATCAACACCCCGACAACCGATCTGGCTTTGTTACCTCGGCCGATTTTCCAAAACTCATTCTTGCCCGATCAAGCTTTACTCATTGTCCCGGACAATCCCAGCATCAGCGAATTACAGGCAGCTTTTACCGTCGCCAGTGGTTTTGGTACGCTTACTGGCGGTCGCCTTGAATTAGCGCTGCGCTCAAACAGTCAGGTCACCCCCGACGAATTAGGGCAAAATCATCTCATTTTCGTGGGCAAACCGGCAAGTCTTTCCTTGCTCGGTTCAGTTGCCTTCCCCGTGGAGCCGGGCGAAAGCGCGTTGGGTTCACAAGGCGCTCAGACCGGCGATGGCATCATCGAGATGGCCGTTTCTCCGTGGAATTCAAACTACGTCGCCTTATTGGCAACCGGCATTGACGATATGGGTGTACTCAAAGCGGCTGCCGCCGTCAGTTCGGGTCAAATTCTAACTGGCGACCAGGAAAATTTTGTCATCGTTGCCAATATTGCCCCGGCCGCAGCCAATATCGAACAACGTCTCGATCAGACTTTTGCCGATCTGGGCTATGCCGACAGAAAACTCTGGCGCGTTGGCTATAGCGTCACCGAATACGAGTTTTATCTGCCCCCTGGACAAGTTCTGGACAATAACGCTTATCTCGATTTGCTCTTCAGTCACTCCAAATTGATGAACTACGATCTTTCGGGCATGGTTGTCACCATGAATGGCAAAGATATTGGCAGCATCAAATTCAACGATGACAATGCCGACTATAACCAGATACGCATCAATATTCCGCCAACAACAACCTATCCGGGCTACAATAAAGTTCGCGTCAGCGCCGAGCTAATTCCTCAAGATTATTGTATCGACCCGCGCCTCGGCAGCACCTGGGTGCGCATCTGGCCCGAAAGCACGCTTCATATCCCGACCAGCCCTCAAGTCGTCTCCACGGCGCAAAGTTTCGGTTTGGATACATATCCGGCCCCCTATTCGCTGCATCCGCTGCTCAGCTCGACCGCCCTCATCGTTCCGGCGGGCGACCCCGCAGCCTGGGAAGTAGCCGCAAAAGTGGCCTTCGATCTTGGCAATCAAGCTGATCCTGCAATTACAGATTTATCAGCCGCCTTTGCTGATTCTGTTCCCGATGAAATTCTCGGCGGCAGGAATCTAATTCTCGTAGGTTTGCCCTCCTCCCTGGCGCTGCTCAGTGAAGTCAACAGCGCGCTACCGGCTCCGCTGGATATGAACAGCAACACCATCACAAAAAATGTACTGGAAGTGGATTATCGCATCCCGACGGGCAGCAGTGTGGGCTACCTTGAAATCATCACATCGCCCTGGAACGCCGACCATGTGCTTCTGGCTGTGCTGGGCAGCAACGTCACTGGCTTGCAATTAGCCGGAGACGCGCTCAGCAACCCCGAGTTGCGCACTGGCCTGGCTGGTAATTTCTCAATTGTCGTCAACGACCAAATTCTCAGCGCCGACACTCGTGAAATTGCTGCCTATGAAGTTCCCCAAGCGGGAGATGCTGCTGAAGAAACCGCGCTCACCGATCTCATGCCAGAAACCCCTGTACAAGGCCGCGCGCCGTGGATATTGCCCACCATGGCCGGTGTTCTGGTTCTGATATTAATTGTGATCGCCATCGCGGCTTCTGGCTGGTGGCGACAACGTCGACAGAACGCATAAACAAGACCAGTTTCGTCCATTTTGTGGAATAGCACAAGGTGGGTGTGGGAGACAAAGCTCCCCGCACCCACCTTTTCTATAACACCGATCCTATCCAACTGACTTTCGTATTTTTCTCGCGAGCAATAATTGATGCAATGAAAAAAATCGCGCTTTTCCGAGTTTGGGACACACATCCCATCGATAAGAGCATTGTTAAGGTGATC comes from the Chloroflexota bacterium genome and includes:
- a CDS encoding glycosyltransferase; protein product: MRILYFIDSLKVGGAEVLLRNLATGVLAAGHEIHIGYCTPGPLENDFQRMGINLYRLPHRWRVDPRLLLRMYQLVRRLRPDVVHTHLFKSDLHGRLAGRMGNAGRVISTLHSTDPWAAKFPLGRIYGATARFADILIAVSDEVKAYHIRMTGVPPEKIISIANGIDIQRFAARPKVGSHFRAQYNIPRDALLLGAVGRLVPDKGHSDFLRAAALIAESHPRVWFMLVGDGPLRASLERQTEAAGIRPRVVFTGLIEEIPAAMQALDILVFSSLREGLPLTLLEGMAASKPVVATQVGGIGGVLKNGVSGWLVPAGDASALAHACLRLIEAPVQIAQMGKAAQQCVEVEYTLERMVAQTLQLYTKTL
- a CDS encoding glycosyltransferase family 4 protein, which codes for MTPKKIRVFEIGKSTAGVGEYLRWLAAGLDKTQFALTFACMSEGGDALAAKLAQIEGVTAFSIPMNRYKIAPLSDLRALLRLRREIRRGNFDLIHAHASKPGFMARLAAIGTGIPAIYSPHCFAFHAGAHSLAARGIAFFERGAARWLTSKIIAVAHAEVVLAQRYRVGSTEQFITIHSGIDTAPFDIPVQKAAARDDLNIPPDVPLVGAVGRMSRQKNPLLFVQAAALIHARLPQAHFIWVGDGPLMAAAKSLAVESGLTKILHFPGKRNDIPELLGALDLFVLPSDWEAFPLTILEAMAARLPVVATDVMGIPEIVIPGKTGLLVPPNDAPALANAIIQLLANPNHAKIMGECGRQHVESAFSRQQMIRSIAEAYQRTVA